The Streptomyces sp. P9-A4 genome contains a region encoding:
- a CDS encoding NUDIX hydrolase produces the protein MIERVRAVLVTADDTMLVIRRTKPGIPEYWVLPGGGVEPSDASREAALHREIHEEIAGKADIIRLLHTMETDDERQLFYLARIVTWSFDDRTGPEFSAEGRGEYALEEVPLTLEGLDGIDLKPEEIAHVLRGAVGGGSLGAEASL, from the coding sequence ATGATCGAACGAGTCCGCGCCGTCCTCGTCACCGCCGACGACACGATGCTGGTCATCCGCCGAACCAAGCCTGGCATCCCCGAGTACTGGGTTCTGCCCGGCGGCGGCGTCGAGCCCAGTGACGCGTCCCGGGAGGCCGCCCTCCACCGGGAGATCCATGAGGAGATCGCGGGAAAGGCCGACATCATCCGCCTCCTCCACACGATGGAGACCGACGACGAGCGCCAGCTCTTCTACCTCGCCCGCATCGTGACCTGGTCCTTCGACGACCGCACCGGTCCCGAGTTCAGTGCCGAAGGCCGAGGCGAGTACGCGCTGGAGGAGGTCCCACTGACCCTGGAGGGGCTCGACGGCATCGACCTCAAGCCCGAGGAGATCGCCCACGTGCTGAGGGGAGCCGTCGGCGGCGGAAGCCTCGGAGCCGAGGCGTCGCTCTGA